Proteins co-encoded in one Armatimonadota bacterium genomic window:
- the lpxI gene encoding UDP-2,3-diacylglucosamine diphosphatase LpxI (LpxI, functionally equivalent to LpxH, replaces it in LPS biosynthesis in a minority of bacteria.) — protein sequence MVGLLAGAGALPEVIAAAVKARGLRLVCVQVGEPSATLPALADHYRRCTPGALREVLETLRAHDVREVLVAGRFARANLLVQGDELHDAVMRGHADRRDVPMLERLAALLAELGMALVEQTRFVGDLLAPPGLLTARPPTPEELADLTFGRAVARRLADLDVGQTVVVRRGVILAVEAAEGTDATVRRGGAMAREAVVVKASRNHQDPRFDIPAVGPGTIAAMREVGARVLGIDARRTLLLERERMLADAEAAGITVVAADVPPLGTPVHDG from the coding sequence ATGGTAGGCCTGCTGGCCGGCGCGGGCGCGCTGCCCGAGGTGATCGCGGCGGCGGTGAAGGCGCGCGGGCTGCGGCTGGTCTGCGTGCAGGTGGGCGAGCCGTCGGCGACGCTGCCCGCCCTGGCCGACCACTACCGGCGGTGCACGCCCGGCGCGCTGCGCGAGGTGCTGGAGACGCTGCGGGCGCACGACGTGCGCGAGGTGCTGGTGGCCGGGCGGTTCGCGCGCGCCAACCTGCTGGTGCAGGGCGACGAGCTGCACGACGCGGTGATGCGCGGGCATGCCGACCGCCGGGACGTCCCGATGCTCGAGCGGCTGGCCGCGCTGCTGGCGGAGCTGGGGATGGCGCTGGTGGAGCAGACGCGCTTCGTCGGCGACCTGCTGGCGCCGCCGGGGCTGTTGACGGCGCGCCCCCCGACGCCCGAGGAGCTGGCCGACCTGACCTTTGGCCGTGCGGTGGCCCGTCGCCTGGCCGACCTCGACGTGGGGCAGACGGTGGTGGTGCGGCGCGGCGTCATCCTCGCCGTCGAAGCCGCCGAGGGCACCGACGCGACGGTGCGGCGCGGGGGCGCCATGGCCCGTGAGGCCGTGGTGGTGAAGGCGAGCCGCAACCACCAGGATCCCCGCTTCGACATCCCGGCCGTGGGGCCGGGTACCATCGCCGCCATGCGTGAGGTCGGCGCGCGGGTGCTGGGCATCGACGCGCGACGCACGCTCCTGCTGGAACGGGAGCGCATGCTGGCGGACGCGGAGGCCGCGGGCATCACCGTAGTGGCCGCCGACGTGCCCCCGCTGGGCACGCCGGTGCATGACGGGTAG
- the lpxA gene encoding acyl-ACP--UDP-N-acetylglucosamine O-acyltransferase: protein MVQPDRAARGPRIHPTAVVHPHARLDDGVEVGPYAVIGADVTVGAGTVIGPHVVIHDGVTIGRNNVFAAHVVIGGRPQDRAWRGERTRVVIGDDNVFSEFASVDRATGEGHETRIGNGTYVMSGVKISHNCAVGDGVVIVSGTQLGGWVCVDRDAYIGGMSGVHQFVHLGRLAMVAGMTAVRQDVPPYVMVAGLRTRAVGLNVVGLQRHGIPPADRMALRRAFRVFFQSGLSMDDALAALESEAAASQPVRHFVEFIRAARARKRGIVRWHPGETAW, encoded by the coding sequence GTGGTGCAGCCCGACCGCGCGGCCCGCGGCCCCCGGATTCATCCCACGGCCGTCGTGCACCCGCACGCCCGGCTCGACGACGGCGTCGAGGTCGGGCCGTATGCGGTGATCGGTGCCGACGTCACGGTGGGCGCGGGCACCGTGATCGGGCCCCACGTCGTCATCCACGACGGCGTGACCATCGGCCGCAACAACGTCTTCGCCGCGCACGTGGTGATCGGGGGGCGGCCCCAGGACCGCGCGTGGCGCGGGGAGCGCACCAGGGTGGTGATCGGCGACGACAACGTCTTCAGTGAGTTCGCCAGCGTCGACCGCGCCACGGGCGAGGGCCACGAGACGCGGATCGGCAACGGCACCTACGTGATGTCGGGCGTGAAGATCAGCCACAACTGCGCGGTCGGCGACGGCGTGGTGATCGTGAGCGGGACGCAGCTGGGCGGGTGGGTGTGCGTCGACCGCGACGCCTACATCGGCGGCATGTCCGGCGTGCACCAGTTCGTGCACCTGGGCCGGCTGGCGATGGTGGCGGGGATGACGGCCGTACGCCAGGACGTGCCCCCCTACGTCATGGTGGCGGGGCTGCGCACGCGAGCGGTCGGCCTCAACGTGGTGGGCCTCCAGCGCCACGGCATCCCGCCCGCGGACCGCATGGCGCTGCGGCGGGCGTTTCGCGTCTTCTTCCAGTCGGGGCTGTCGATGGACGACGCCCTGGCAGCCCTGGAGTCTGAGGCCGCGGCGAGCCAGCCGGTCCGGCACTTCGTGGAGTTCATCCGCGCCGCCAGGGCGCGCAAGCGGGGGATCGTGCGGTGGCACCCGGGCGAGACGGCATGGTAG
- the lpxC gene encoding UDP-3-O-acyl-N-acetylglucosamine deacetylase translates to MIGAGVQRTIARPVTVAGTGLHTGASVTARLLPAPANHGVTFRRADVPGAPVIPARLGEVVATDRGVVLGRQTPVATVEHLLSAACGLGIDNLAVEVEGEELPCGDGSAQIFVEALARAGAVEQAAGRAPIELTAPVWVGGGPSVIVALPAPRLQVTYVATANGVALAPQMAEFDADRDDYATTIAPARTWGLLAEAEQLRARGLARGASLATALVIGVEGFINEPRFPNEMARHKILDALGDLSLLGRPLRAQILAVRAGHSLHIALARAIAHQLGAGDGRDGA, encoded by the coding sequence ATGATCGGCGCGGGTGTGCAACGGACCATCGCGCGGCCCGTGACGGTGGCGGGCACCGGGCTGCACACCGGGGCGTCCGTCACCGCCCGCCTGCTGCCCGCGCCCGCCAACCACGGGGTGACCTTCCGGAGAGCCGACGTGCCCGGCGCGCCGGTGATCCCCGCGCGCCTGGGCGAGGTCGTGGCCACCGATCGCGGCGTCGTGCTGGGTCGCCAGACGCCGGTGGCCACGGTCGAGCATCTGCTCTCGGCCGCGTGTGGGCTTGGCATCGACAACCTGGCGGTGGAAGTGGAAGGCGAGGAACTGCCCTGCGGCGATGGCAGCGCGCAGATCTTCGTGGAGGCCCTGGCGCGCGCCGGGGCCGTCGAGCAGGCCGCCGGGCGGGCGCCCATCGAGCTCACCGCGCCGGTCTGGGTCGGTGGCGGGCCGAGCGTCATCGTCGCGCTGCCGGCGCCGCGGCTGCAGGTCACCTACGTGGCGACCGCCAACGGGGTCGCGCTGGCACCGCAGATGGCGGAGTTCGACGCCGACCGCGACGACTACGCGACCACCATCGCGCCGGCACGCACCTGGGGCCTGCTGGCCGAGGCCGAGCAGCTCCGCGCCCGGGGGCTGGCGCGGGGCGCCTCGCTGGCCACGGCGCTGGTGATCGGGGTCGAGGGGTTCATCAACGAGCCGCGGTTCCCCAACGAGATGGCCCGCCACAAGATCCTCGACGCGCTGGGCGATCTCTCGCTGCTGGGGCGGCCGCTGCGGGCGCAGATCCTGGCGGTGCGTGCCGGGCACAGCCTGCACATCGCCCTGGCGCGGGCCATCGCGCACCAGCTGGGGGCCGGCGACGGCAGGGACGGCGCCTGA
- the lpxD gene encoding UDP-3-O-(3-hydroxymyristoyl)glucosamine N-acyltransferase, translating into MKLADLARLARAELSGPGDVEIDAVTELAHAHPAALVYVADLRRLPDAEASAAGALLVAADAPPVRKPALRAANIRAAFARVLAAFAPVPAVGRGVHPTAVIAPDVRLGADVTVGPFVAIEPGVRIGPRTVLHAGVVVGAQAEIGADCVLYPGVVLYPRAVLGDRVVVHAGAVLGADGFGYAAAEEGALKIPHLGRVVVEDDVEIGANTCVDRATLGETRIGRGTKIDNLVQIGHNVTIGPGCLIVAQVGISGSVTIGAGAVLAGQVGVSDHVTIGAAARVGGKAGVTRDVPSGATVSGYPARDHREELRLQAALRRLPELLERVAALEAKLAAADAAGRGPQAP; encoded by the coding sequence ATGAAGCTCGCTGACCTCGCCCGCCTGGCGCGCGCGGAGCTGTCCGGCCCGGGCGACGTCGAGATCGACGCCGTCACCGAGCTGGCCCACGCGCATCCCGCGGCGCTGGTGTACGTTGCCGACCTCCGCCGGCTGCCCGACGCCGAGGCGTCGGCGGCGGGCGCGCTGCTCGTCGCCGCCGACGCGCCGCCGGTGCGCAAGCCGGCCCTGCGCGCCGCCAACATCCGCGCGGCGTTCGCCCGGGTGCTGGCGGCGTTCGCGCCGGTACCGGCGGTGGGTCGGGGCGTGCACCCCACCGCGGTGATCGCCCCCGACGTCCGCCTGGGCGCGGATGTCACGGTGGGTCCCTTCGTGGCCATCGAGCCGGGCGTCCGGATCGGTCCGCGCACGGTGCTGCATGCAGGAGTGGTGGTGGGGGCGCAGGCGGAGATCGGCGCCGACTGCGTGCTCTACCCCGGCGTGGTGCTCTACCCGCGTGCTGTGCTGGGCGACCGGGTGGTCGTGCACGCGGGTGCCGTGCTGGGGGCCGACGGCTTCGGGTACGCCGCCGCCGAGGAGGGGGCCCTCAAGATCCCCCACCTCGGGCGCGTGGTCGTCGAAGACGACGTGGAGATCGGCGCGAACACCTGCGTCGACCGCGCCACGCTCGGCGAGACCCGGATCGGCCGCGGCACCAAGATCGACAACCTCGTGCAGATCGGGCACAACGTCACCATCGGCCCGGGGTGCCTCATCGTGGCGCAGGTCGGGATCTCGGGCAGCGTCACCATCGGTGCCGGTGCGGTGCTGGCCGGGCAGGTCGGCGTCAGCGACCACGTCACGATCGGTGCTGCCGCCCGCGTTGGGGGGAAGGCGGGCGTGACGCGGGACGTGCCGTCGGGTGCCACGGTGTCCGGGTATCCGGCCCGCGACCACCGCGAGGAGCTGCGCCTGCAGGCTGCGCTGCGCCGCCTGCCCGAGCTGCTGGAGCGGGTGGCGGCCTTGGAAGCCAAACTGGCGGCAGCGGACGCCGCCGGCCGCGGGCCGCAGGCGCCATGA
- a CDS encoding OmpH family outer membrane protein, translating to MSGRGRDRMRARGVLARGGVLAAGLVVAVLVAGCTAGRVGLVETRRLLAESALALRYQRELDERERAMTTDLQLLARQLPREDLEARRAQYIRELQALRAQLEEDLNRAIRDVIQQIVREKRLRGVIVKGPVIYSQPGATVDITQEVIDRLK from the coding sequence ATGAGCGGCAGGGGGCGTGACCGCATGCGGGCCCGGGGCGTGCTGGCGCGCGGCGGGGTGCTGGCCGCAGGCCTGGTGGTGGCGGTGCTGGTCGCGGGGTGCACGGCCGGCCGCGTGGGCCTCGTGGAGACCCGGCGGCTGCTGGCGGAGAGCGCGCTCGCGCTGCGCTACCAGCGGGAACTGGACGAGCGGGAGCGCGCCATGACCACCGACCTGCAGCTGCTGGCGCGGCAGCTGCCGCGGGAGGACCTCGAGGCCCGGCGGGCGCAGTACATCAGGGAGCTGCAGGCGTTGCGGGCCCAACTCGAGGAGGACCTCAACCGGGCGATCCGCGACGTCATCCAGCAGATCGTCCGCGAGAAGCGGCTGCGCGGGGTGATCGTGAAAGGCCCGGTCATCTACAGCCAGCCCGGGGCCACGGTCGACATCACCCAGGAGGTCATCGACCGGCTCAAGTAG
- a CDS encoding OmpH family outer membrane protein, translated as MRIDARKVAVAAGVAVIAIVAVGLVLQRTPALGQAFTVGYVDMQRALDNHPRKASSERALQEFFAAKQREFQERSKGMTAFQRQELDRQLQQQILEKRNELLGGLDRELRAAVEVVAKQAGVTVVLDRSVVLYGGTDLTDAVIKQIRGR; from the coding sequence ATGCGAATCGACGCGCGGAAGGTGGCGGTGGCGGCCGGCGTGGCGGTCATCGCCATCGTCGCCGTGGGCCTGGTGCTCCAGCGCACGCCCGCGCTGGGCCAGGCGTTCACCGTCGGGTACGTCGACATGCAGCGGGCGCTGGACAACCATCCGCGCAAGGCCAGCTCCGAGCGTGCGCTGCAGGAGTTCTTCGCGGCGAAGCAACGGGAGTTTCAGGAGCGCAGCAAGGGCATGACGGCGTTCCAGCGCCAGGAGCTCGACCGCCAGCTGCAGCAGCAGATCCTCGAGAAGCGGAACGAGCTGCTGGGGGGGTTGGACCGTGAGCTGCGGGCCGCGGTGGAGGTCGTCGCCAAGCAGGCCGGGGTGACCGTCGTGCTGGACCGCTCGGTCGTGCTCTACGGCGGCACCGACCTCACCGACGCGGTCATCAAACAGATCAGGGGGAGGTAA
- a CDS encoding BamA/TamA family outer membrane protein, protein MVRGLEHVPLSVVMDSIGVRVGELLSDERLRADVAALVATGWFADANVRVEPAADGVRVAFLVVENPVVESVTIEGHTVVPTPELLRALDVPTGQVLNIVRLRDGARRIERLYEERGYVLARVADIDVAGNGAGRLRLRIAEGKVEAIEYKGLVKTQRFVVERGALVRPGVVFNVNDLNKDLQRLFNLELFESVQARPRPGSTPDAVVVEIEVKEQRTQQARFGVGYSDRTGIVGLVEYSEKNWKGRNQSVTLRLERGLGERNVPLTSPAGTNFALIFREPHLDARPTSMEVALYQASTIELEYSGTSIFSRFQLDRLGSSLTFTRPVDPQTLLTLRLRSEKVDITPLPKQATDTCPPDPCTPPSLLTPGRTIALALSGARDRRDNRLNPTRGDRLALTLELGIPALGGDFGFGKYTAEYTRYFRLGPGVLVGRALGGWSHGTLPLQEQFLLGGPSTLRAFGYGQFRGDSQALVNLEYRLPLGTFLRQLREFTGALYVDAGAAPAAAGAGGVGYGAAVMVNTAVGPIRIDYAVNTQGGRQTWLTIGAPF, encoded by the coding sequence GTGGTGCGGGGGCTGGAGCACGTGCCCCTGTCCGTGGTGATGGACTCGATCGGCGTCCGCGTGGGCGAGCTGCTCTCCGACGAGCGCCTGCGCGCCGACGTGGCGGCGCTGGTCGCCACGGGGTGGTTTGCGGACGCCAACGTGCGGGTGGAGCCCGCGGCAGACGGCGTGCGCGTGGCGTTCCTGGTGGTGGAGAACCCGGTCGTCGAGAGCGTCACCATCGAGGGCCACACCGTGGTGCCCACGCCCGAGCTGCTCCGGGCGCTCGACGTGCCCACCGGCCAGGTCCTGAACATCGTCCGGCTGCGCGACGGCGCGCGCCGCATCGAGCGGCTCTACGAGGAACGGGGATACGTCCTGGCCCGCGTGGCCGACATCGACGTGGCGGGCAACGGGGCAGGGCGGCTGCGCCTGCGCATCGCCGAAGGCAAGGTCGAGGCGATCGAGTACAAGGGGCTGGTCAAGACGCAGCGCTTCGTCGTCGAGCGCGGGGCGCTGGTCCGGCCCGGCGTGGTGTTCAACGTCAACGACCTGAACAAGGACCTGCAGCGGCTGTTCAACCTCGAGCTGTTCGAGAGCGTGCAGGCGCGGCCGCGGCCGGGCAGCACGCCTGACGCGGTGGTCGTCGAGATCGAGGTCAAGGAGCAGCGCACGCAGCAGGCCCGGTTCGGCGTCGGCTACAGCGACCGCACGGGCATCGTGGGGCTCGTGGAGTACTCCGAGAAGAACTGGAAAGGGCGCAACCAGTCGGTGACGCTGCGCCTGGAGCGCGGGCTGGGCGAGCGGAACGTCCCGTTGACCAGTCCCGCCGGCACCAACTTCGCCCTGATCTTCCGCGAACCGCACCTGGACGCCCGGCCCACCTCCATGGAAGTCGCCCTCTACCAGGCATCGACCATCGAGCTCGAGTACAGCGGCACGAGCATCTTCTCGCGCTTCCAGCTGGATCGCCTGGGCAGCAGCCTCACCTTCACCCGCCCCGTGGACCCGCAGACGCTGCTGACGCTGCGGCTGCGGTCGGAGAAGGTGGACATCACCCCCCTGCCCAAGCAGGCCACTGACACCTGTCCGCCCGATCCGTGCACGCCGCCCTCGCTGCTGACGCCGGGCCGGACGATCGCGCTGGCGCTGTCGGGTGCGCGCGACCGCCGTGACAACCGGTTGAATCCCACGCGGGGCGATCGCCTGGCGTTGACGCTGGAGCTGGGGATTCCCGCGCTGGGCGGCGACTTCGGGTTCGGCAAGTACACCGCCGAGTACACGCGGTACTTCCGCCTGGGGCCCGGCGTGCTGGTGGGCCGCGCGCTGGGCGGGTGGAGCCACGGGACGCTGCCCCTCCAGGAGCAGTTCCTGCTGGGAGGGCCGTCGACGTTGCGCGCGTTCGGCTACGGGCAGTTCCGGGGCGATAGCCAGGCGCTGGTGAACCTCGAGTACCGTCTGCCCCTGGGCACCTTCCTGCGGCAACTGCGGGAGTTCACCGGCGCGCTCTACGTCGACGCCGGCGCCGCGCCGGCGGCGGCGGGCGCGGGCGGCGTGGGCTACGGTGCGGCCGTGATGGTCAACACGGCGGTCGGACCGATCCGCATCGACTACGCGGTGAATACGCAGGGAGGGCGGCAGACCTGGCTGACGATCGGGGCGCCATTCTGA
- a CDS encoding sigma-70 family RNA polymerase sigma factor, with product MLADYLHELQHVALLAPAEEAALWHAYRRRGERAARQRLIEAYQPLVFKIVMRLRPPEPLVMDLIQEGLVGLIEAVERFDPERGVRFPTFAAYRIRGRALNALDRARPVLSLDQLAGEDVAALWRLVDPAATSALEDVEDRALAQAAARVLAQLPPRERLVLAAVVGAGEPRQLARDLDISLSHFYRLQKQAVGRLRALLGLHGVHRQQRVPGY from the coding sequence ATGCTGGCCGACTACCTGCACGAGCTGCAACACGTGGCGTTGCTGGCGCCGGCCGAGGAGGCCGCCCTATGGCATGCCTATCGTCGCCGGGGCGAGCGCGCCGCGCGCCAGCGCCTCATCGAGGCCTACCAACCCCTGGTCTTCAAGATCGTCATGCGCCTGCGGCCGCCCGAGCCCCTGGTGATGGACCTGATCCAGGAAGGGCTGGTGGGACTGATCGAGGCGGTGGAGCGCTTCGACCCGGAGCGGGGCGTGCGGTTCCCCACGTTCGCCGCGTACCGGATCCGGGGACGCGCGTTGAACGCGCTGGACCGCGCGCGGCCGGTCCTCTCCCTCGACCAGCTCGCAGGGGAGGACGTGGCAGCGCTGTGGCGCCTGGTCGATCCGGCCGCCACGTCGGCGCTGGAGGACGTCGAGGATCGCGCGCTGGCGCAGGCGGCGGCGCGGGTGCTGGCCCAGTTGCCACCGCGTGAGCGGCTCGTGCTGGCCGCCGTGGTCGGTGCTGGGGAACCGCGGCAGCTCGCCCGCGACCTGGACATCAGCCTGTCGCACTTCTACCGGTTGCAGAAGCAGGCGGTCGGGCGGCTGCGCGCCCTGCTGGGCCTGCACGGCGTGCACCGGCAGCAGCGCGTCCCCGGATACTAG